One Candidatus Zixiibacteriota bacterium genomic window carries:
- a CDS encoding S8 family serine peptidase has product MMRKVSLLPLLVLISVGALTVTAPAVTVPGGEPPKPLLVPGRVTVQFEDNVAVTAAAKSFGRVSFGIPSLDAVLADLRVSDYRAIFPWRTEKPPVNSGMHDLTRFYEFFFPENVDVRDVVAALLQNPNVRTAYPVWDMPLRATPNDPMWSNQWAMEPGPPDPNFYTAWDIETGSDSVLFGCVDSGVNYTHTDLAPNIWVNPGEDLDGDEAVYDADDLNGVDDDGNGIVDDLIGYDFLTYAGSVPAGEDGSVRDPNPNDFTGHGTHVAGIAAAANNNGIAVTGAAGGWFGGNRAFRGARIMCLRAGYTSTDGNGYVNSNDCAAAIDYAVMMGADVINASWGGASITATAAANAIAAGVTFCHAAGNDGLDNPDEIDYQTGVLSVANVGPSSDIKASSSNYGYWIDVCAPGEQILSTYSDEYTATTAYLWGTSMASPMVAGQALLIRSAMPSLSKAQVDSLIIGTADPVEYANQPQYHFKLGSGRINAWKALRGLASAKFTADVTSANVPFTVQFTDLSPYSPTSWLWKFGTGDQSTEQNPAYEYTAPGFYDVSLIVDDSSSIGPGEEHLRKYIWARADSLKMDSVQVGLGEQVVIPVYLHNTGYISDIKFAFQLENHDERKVEYDSFSVAGLRTSYFAYKSLVGENRNTQQFAISLRPTLVGTPDYLPPDTGAIVKLYLTVHTTATPNQLVTIDTATAAGHSPVIVTPYGNYWPVLTVGKVAVRACLRGDANCDGQIKISDLTVIIAYLFQGGPEPDPRGGDVNGDGTIAIADVTYLVNYLFRGGPPPIED; this is encoded by the coding sequence ATGATGCGAAAGGTAAGTCTGCTTCCGCTGCTGGTGCTGATTTCGGTTGGCGCGCTTACGGTTACGGCGCCGGCGGTAACGGTACCGGGCGGCGAGCCCCCGAAACCGCTGCTCGTGCCGGGCCGGGTCACGGTGCAGTTCGAGGACAACGTGGCGGTGACGGCGGCGGCCAAGTCGTTCGGCCGCGTGTCGTTCGGCATCCCGAGCCTCGATGCTGTCCTGGCCGACCTGCGCGTGAGCGATTACCGCGCGATTTTCCCGTGGCGGACGGAAAAACCGCCGGTCAATTCCGGTATGCACGACCTCACCCGATTCTACGAGTTCTTCTTCCCGGAGAATGTCGACGTTCGCGATGTGGTCGCGGCCCTGCTGCAGAACCCGAATGTCCGCACAGCCTACCCGGTCTGGGACATGCCGCTGCGGGCGACCCCCAACGATCCGATGTGGTCCAACCAGTGGGCCATGGAACCGGGCCCCCCTGATCCGAATTTCTACACCGCCTGGGATATCGAGACCGGGTCCGATTCGGTGCTTTTCGGGTGTGTCGATTCCGGCGTGAACTACACCCATACCGACCTGGCGCCGAACATCTGGGTGAATCCGGGCGAGGATCTGGACGGCGACGAGGCGGTGTACGACGCGGATGACCTCAACGGGGTGGACGACGACGGCAACGGGATTGTCGACGACCTGATCGGATACGACTTCCTCACCTACGCCGGATCAGTCCCGGCGGGAGAGGACGGCTCGGTCCGGGATCCCAACCCGAACGATTTCACCGGGCACGGGACGCACGTGGCGGGCATCGCGGCGGCCGCCAACAATAACGGCATCGCCGTAACCGGGGCGGCCGGCGGCTGGTTCGGCGGCAATCGCGCCTTCCGGGGCGCCCGGATCATGTGCCTCCGGGCCGGGTACACTTCTACCGACGGCAACGGGTACGTGAATTCCAACGACTGCGCAGCCGCCATTGACTACGCCGTGATGATGGGGGCCGATGTGATCAACGCCAGCTGGGGCGGCGCCAGCATCACCGCGACGGCGGCGGCGAATGCGATCGCGGCCGGGGTGACGTTCTGCCACGCGGCCGGCAACGACGGTTTGGACAACCCGGACGAAATCGATTATCAGACGGGAGTGCTTTCGGTGGCCAACGTCGGGCCGAGTTCGGACATTAAGGCGTCCAGCTCCAACTATGGGTACTGGATCGACGTCTGCGCTCCGGGCGAGCAGATCCTCTCCACCTATTCGGACGAGTACACCGCGACAACCGCTTACCTGTGGGGGACCTCGATGGCCTCGCCGATGGTGGCGGGTCAGGCGCTGCTGATTCGGTCGGCCATGCCGTCGCTGAGCAAGGCGCAGGTGGACTCGCTGATCATCGGCACCGCCGACCCGGTGGAGTACGCCAACCAGCCCCAGTACCACTTCAAGCTCGGATCGGGGCGGATCAACGCGTGGAAGGCGCTCCGCGGCTTGGCAAGCGCGAAGTTCACCGCCGACGTGACCAGCGCCAACGTGCCCTTCACCGTGCAGTTCACCGATTTGTCCCCCTACTCGCCGACCTCGTGGCTGTGGAAATTCGGCACCGGCGACCAGTCGACCGAGCAGAACCCGGCCTATGAGTACACCGCCCCGGGATTCTACGACGTGTCGCTCATTGTCGACGACTCCTCATCGATAGGGCCGGGCGAGGAACACCTTCGCAAGTACATCTGGGCGCGGGCCGACAGCCTGAAGATGGATTCGGTGCAGGTCGGCCTGGGCGAACAGGTCGTGATCCCGGTTTACCTGCACAACACCGGCTACATCAGCGACATCAAGTTCGCTTTCCAGTTGGAGAATCACGACGAGCGGAAGGTGGAGTACGATTCGTTCTCGGTGGCCGGGCTGCGCACCTCCTATTTCGCCTACAAGAGCCTGGTGGGTGAAAACCGGAACACCCAGCAGTTCGCCATCTCGTTGCGGCCGACGCTGGTGGGCACGCCCGACTATCTTCCGCCGGACACCGGGGCGATCGTGAAGCTGTATCTCACCGTGCACACCACGGCGACCCCCAACCAGTTGGTGACGATCGACACGGCGACCGCCGCCGGCCACTCGCCGGTGATCGTGACCCCCTACGGCAACTACTGGCCGGTCCTTACGGTCGGGAAAGTGGCGGTCCGGGCGTGTCTGCGCGGGGACGCCAACTGCGACGGCCAGATCAAGATTTCGGACCTGACCGTTATTATTGCGTACCTCTTCCAGGGAGGGCCCGAACCCGATCCGCGGGGCGGGGATGTGAACGGGGACGGGACGATCGCGATCGCCGATGTCACCTACCTCGTGAACTACCTGTTCCGAGGGGGTCCGCCGCCGATCGAGGACTGA
- a CDS encoding T9SS type A sorting domain-containing protein: protein MKARLLILSLLIGMLVAGSAWARPDPQDPFGLMDTVILVPQGDPASGHFQVELWVYSDEGLSGVTIGFVWNNPKVQMDSAKASALTSGAFTLGTFFYEQANITLTNTNLRFLFGGLAFTSPLAGDGSGRRLWATYYFNTTGWTDVDAVTFDETAWGLGTDYSFVEFDLNTEFYPAFLGALTDVTGTVQENLPVSFALKQNYPNPFNPATTISFDLPSKSNVRLTVYNVLGQEVITLIDREMDADQHSVSWDASKQASGVYFYRLEAGSFTETRKMLLLK, encoded by the coding sequence ATGAAGGCGAGATTACTGATTCTTTCCCTGCTGATCGGGATGTTGGTCGCCGGTTCGGCGTGGGCGCGCCCGGACCCGCAGGATCCGTTTGGCTTAATGGACACGGTGATCCTGGTGCCGCAAGGCGACCCGGCATCCGGTCATTTCCAAGTGGAGCTGTGGGTGTACTCGGATGAAGGTCTCTCCGGGGTCACGATCGGTTTCGTCTGGAACAACCCGAAGGTGCAAATGGACAGCGCCAAGGCGTCGGCGCTGACAAGCGGGGCGTTCACGCTCGGGACGTTCTTCTATGAGCAGGCCAACATCACCCTGACGAACACGAATCTGCGCTTCCTTTTCGGCGGTCTGGCCTTCACGTCACCACTGGCCGGAGACGGCTCGGGGCGCCGCCTGTGGGCGACGTACTACTTCAACACCACGGGCTGGACCGATGTCGATGCGGTCACGTTTGATGAAACGGCCTGGGGGCTCGGTACCGATTACTCCTTCGTGGAATTCGACCTCAATACTGAGTTTTACCCGGCGTTCCTGGGAGCGCTCACGGATGTGACGGGCACGGTCCAGGAAAACCTACCGGTGTCGTTCGCGCTGAAGCAGAACTACCCTAACCCGTTCAACCCGGCGACGACGATTTCGTTTGATTTGCCGAGCAAATCGAATGTCCGGTTGACGGTGTACAACGTCCTCGGTCAGGAGGTGATAACCCTGATCGACCGGGAGATGGATGCTGATCAGCATTCGGTGAGCTGGGATGCCTCAAAGCAGGCCTCGGGGGTGTATTTCTATCGGCTCGAGGCGGGCAGTTTCACCGAGACCCGTAAGATGTTGCTGCTGAAGTGA
- a CDS encoding beta-galactosidase yields MLGVIGNRFSIGKETYPPFSAELHYFRIDKRHWSICFERIKRAGFRIIATAVPWNIHQDQTKAFDFAGMTDPRKDLIVFLELAREFGFKVILRPGPWVAGQLPYGGLPKHLFNDLKVFARDAQGQERELPADHGVKAGYLPSYLHPNFQFHLKTYFKALIETTKNYVHPRGPVFMVELDYETSFGRLLDPASADYNPDVLAAHYPRFLRELYQDDIKKLNAQYRTKYAEFEAVEPPRKFAELEMKDYPPVLDWLRFREYILRTYLQTVEDLFTAYTVEPLIFRSLYIRPGDLLPAYNLVPEEMAPFLGSNVFPEGNYFDLVIKARFLKEEYGFAFASSFVSGRAAADPEREQRIAPVCNNERRFYLAAGFAAGFKGMNHYMFVDREHWYGAPLHHDGTVSDGYRVIQRFNTAITEIGLEEMESRPQIAVVGNRLYSWLQLTDTSKSFAYLPRLLNESTVGFCRDLTRLKLNFGVRENRDWSTMRDYKVLFIPSAEVMAQRDQEAIVELVKNGQTVIMCGLMPKYDEHFRDCKILSNHFRIKTTVDTRIGTITCKDGAEFPAYLYGSIAAGDDAKTRKTAKCGAKVVGVTSARSKGNFIFFAFDIASGGNHKKLAFIEAVLESEKQVSHLYCSDPSVDVAFHLGSKKSLLYVVAPPAGELSDGFEAKTKEVIIRADLKGLGFGAVKVKLTDLFGDPENPTVLKSSAKELQEGLPLRLSFPDGLVFLVEKR; encoded by the coding sequence ATGTTAGGAGTAATCGGGAATCGTTTCTCAATTGGTAAAGAAACTTATCCGCCGTTCTCGGCCGAGCTCCATTATTTCCGAATTGACAAGCGACACTGGTCCATCTGTTTTGAGCGGATCAAGCGGGCGGGATTCCGCATTATCGCAACCGCCGTGCCCTGGAATATCCACCAGGACCAGACCAAGGCGTTTGATTTTGCGGGGATGACGGATCCGCGGAAGGATCTGATCGTTTTCCTGGAGCTGGCCCGGGAGTTTGGGTTCAAGGTGATTCTTCGACCGGGGCCGTGGGTGGCGGGCCAGTTGCCCTATGGCGGTCTGCCCAAGCACCTGTTCAATGATCTGAAAGTGTTTGCGCGTGACGCACAGGGGCAGGAGCGGGAGTTGCCGGCCGACCACGGGGTCAAGGCGGGTTATCTCCCGAGCTACCTGCACCCGAATTTTCAGTTTCATCTGAAGACGTATTTCAAGGCCCTGATCGAGACGACGAAAAACTATGTCCACCCGCGCGGGCCGGTGTTCATGGTGGAGCTTGATTACGAAACCTCGTTCGGCCGCCTGCTGGACCCGGCGAGCGCCGACTACAATCCGGATGTGCTGGCGGCCCACTACCCCCGGTTTCTGCGGGAGCTGTATCAGGACGACATCAAGAAGCTCAACGCCCAGTACCGGACGAAGTACGCGGAGTTCGAGGCGGTCGAGCCGCCGCGGAAGTTCGCCGAGCTGGAGATGAAGGACTACCCGCCGGTGCTCGACTGGCTCCGGTTCCGGGAGTACATCCTGCGGACGTATTTGCAGACGGTGGAGGACTTGTTCACGGCGTACACGGTCGAGCCGCTGATTTTCCGTTCGCTCTATATCCGGCCGGGGGATCTCCTCCCCGCCTACAATCTCGTGCCCGAGGAGATGGCGCCGTTTCTGGGGAGCAATGTTTTTCCCGAGGGGAACTACTTCGATCTGGTGATCAAGGCGCGTTTTCTGAAAGAGGAGTACGGTTTCGCATTCGCCTCGTCGTTCGTCTCGGGGCGGGCGGCGGCCGATCCGGAGCGGGAGCAGCGCATCGCCCCGGTGTGCAACAACGAACGGCGGTTCTACCTCGCGGCCGGGTTCGCAGCCGGGTTCAAGGGCATGAACCACTACATGTTCGTGGACCGCGAACACTGGTACGGCGCGCCGCTCCACCACGACGGCACGGTCTCGGACGGATACCGGGTGATCCAGCGGTTCAACACGGCGATCACCGAGATCGGTCTGGAGGAAATGGAATCCCGGCCCCAGATCGCGGTCGTCGGCAACCGCCTGTATTCCTGGCTGCAACTGACCGATACGTCGAAATCGTTCGCCTATCTCCCCCGCCTGCTCAACGAGTCGACGGTTGGTTTTTGCCGGGACCTGACCCGGCTGAAGCTGAATTTCGGCGTGCGCGAAAACAGAGACTGGTCGACGATGAGGGACTATAAGGTACTCTTCATTCCCTCGGCCGAGGTCATGGCGCAGCGGGACCAGGAAGCGATTGTCGAGCTGGTGAAAAACGGCCAGACGGTCATCATGTGCGGGCTGATGCCGAAGTACGACGAGCATTTCCGGGACTGCAAAATCTTGTCGAATCATTTCCGAATCAAGACGACCGTGGACACGCGGATCGGGACGATCACCTGCAAAGACGGCGCGGAGTTCCCGGCGTACCTCTACGGGAGCATCGCGGCCGGGGACGACGCCAAGACGCGCAAGACGGCCAAGTGCGGGGCGAAGGTCGTGGGGGTGACCTCGGCCCGGTCGAAAGGGAACTTCATCTTCTTCGCTTTCGACATCGCCTCGGGCGGCAACCACAAGAAGCTGGCCTTTATCGAGGCGGTGCTCGAGTCGGAAAAGCAGGTGTCGCACCTGTACTGCTCCGATCCCTCGGTCGACGTGGCGTTCCACCTGGGGTCGAAGAAGTCGCTGCTGTACGTGGTGGCGCCGCCGGCCGGGGAGCTGTCGGACGGGTTTGAGGCGAAGACGAAGGAGGTCATAATCCGGGCGGACCTGAAGGGGCTGGGGTTCGGTGCGGTGAAAGTCAAGCTCACCGACCTGTTCGGCGATCCGGAGAATCCGACGGTTCTGAAGTCGTCGGCCAAGGAACTGCAGGAGGGACTGCCGCTCCGCCTCAGTTTTCCGGACGGGCTGGTGTTCCTGGTCGAGAAACGATAG
- the ggt gene encoding gamma-glutamyltransferase, producing MRRGGMRRRLGLAAVLLFGVVGPACDGIRVTRLYQEGAAVTAAPLATQVGEEIFRRGGNAFDAAVAIGFALAVVHPQAGNLGGGGFAVIRSAQADTVRTLDFRETAPRAATGGMYLADSVTVIAEASTVGALAAGVPGTVAGLYALWQAYGSMPWEELVRPAALLADKGFPVDAFLANSLRAYEHQLSRFDETREVFFSDGRLPAAGDTLVQPDLAQTLYLIAAQGPEGFYAGQVADSIAATMQKYGGLITREDLAEYRAAWRDPVYFRFDSLDCYSMAPPSSGGLMVGQILKLLEPHSFSGWRPDSPAYMHLFAEAARLAYADRAEYLGDPAFTKAPGNLLDPGYLAQRRLQIDTLHATPSESVSPGLAPAPESDQTTHYSVCDAEGNMVAVTYTINTSYGSALVVGGAGFLLNNEMDDFAIAPGVPNTYGLVGGAANRIEPGKRMLSSMAPLLVLVDGRPFLILGSPGGSRIITTVAQTLLNFTRFKFPLTEALAQARFHHQWLPDTLYVETGGYDAATVRALAGYGHAVKEREAFGDVQAIFIDDRGYMSGASDPRGRGTAGGL from the coding sequence ATGCGGCGAGGTGGAATGCGGCGCCGGCTCGGGCTCGCGGCGGTGCTGCTCTTCGGGGTTGTCGGTCCGGCCTGCGACGGTATCCGGGTGACCCGCCTGTATCAGGAGGGGGCGGCCGTGACCGCGGCGCCTCTGGCGACGCAGGTGGGGGAGGAGATTTTCCGCCGGGGGGGGAATGCGTTCGACGCGGCGGTAGCGATCGGGTTCGCTCTCGCGGTCGTCCACCCACAGGCGGGGAATCTCGGCGGCGGCGGTTTTGCCGTGATCCGGTCGGCGCAGGCGGATACGGTGCGGACGCTTGATTTTCGCGAGACGGCGCCCCGGGCGGCCACCGGCGGCATGTACCTGGCCGACAGCGTGACGGTGATCGCGGAAGCGTCGACCGTCGGGGCGCTCGCCGCGGGCGTGCCCGGCACGGTCGCCGGGCTCTACGCGCTGTGGCAGGCCTACGGCTCGATGCCCTGGGAAGAGCTCGTGCGGCCGGCGGCCCTGCTGGCGGACAAGGGGTTCCCGGTCGATGCGTTTCTGGCGAATTCGCTGCGCGCCTACGAACACCAGTTGTCCCGGTTCGACGAGACGCGGGAGGTGTTCTTCTCCGACGGGCGGCTCCCGGCGGCCGGCGACACGCTGGTCCAGCCGGATCTCGCCCAGACCCTCTACCTCATCGCGGCCCAGGGGCCGGAAGGTTTCTACGCGGGACAGGTGGCGGACAGCATCGCGGCGACGATGCAGAAGTACGGCGGCCTGATCACGCGCGAGGATCTCGCGGAGTACCGGGCGGCGTGGCGGGACCCGGTGTACTTTCGTTTCGACTCGCTGGACTGCTATTCGATGGCTCCGCCCTCCTCGGGCGGGCTGATGGTCGGGCAGATTCTGAAGCTTCTGGAGCCGCACTCATTTTCCGGTTGGAGGCCGGACTCGCCGGCCTACATGCACCTGTTCGCTGAGGCGGCCCGGCTGGCCTACGCCGACCGGGCGGAGTATCTCGGCGATCCGGCGTTTACCAAGGCGCCGGGGAATCTGCTCGACCCGGGCTATCTGGCGCAGCGGCGGCTGCAGATCGACACACTCCACGCGACGCCCTCGGAGTCGGTCTCCCCCGGCCTGGCGCCGGCCCCGGAGTCGGACCAGACGACGCACTACAGCGTCTGCGATGCCGAGGGGAACATGGTGGCGGTCACCTACACGATCAACACGTCGTACGGTTCGGCGCTGGTGGTGGGCGGGGCGGGGTTTCTGCTGAACAACGAGATGGATGATTTCGCGATCGCCCCGGGCGTGCCGAACACCTACGGGCTGGTCGGGGGGGCGGCCAACCGGATCGAGCCGGGGAAGCGGATGCTGTCGTCGATGGCCCCGCTGCTCGTGCTTGTCGATGGGCGGCCGTTTCTCATTCTCGGGTCGCCGGGCGGCTCGCGGATCATCACGACCGTGGCGCAGACGCTTCTCAACTTCACTCGGTTCAAGTTCCCCCTGACGGAGGCGTTGGCGCAGGCGCGGTTTCACCACCAGTGGCTGCCGGACACGCTATATGTGGAAACGGGAGGGTATGATGCGGCCACGGTGCGGGCGCTGGCCGGTTACGGGCACGCCGTGAAGGAGCGGGAGGCGTTCGGCGACGTGCAGGCGATATTTATCGACGACCGCGGATATATGAGCGGGGCGTCCGACCCGCGGGGCCGGGGAACAGCCGGGGGGCTTTAA
- a CDS encoding carbon starvation protein A, whose product MNVLVYLFGAILLYMLAFRYYGRYLGRQVGLQPERPTPAVEFNDGRDFVPTRPSVLFAHHYSAIAGAGPIIGPTLGILYGVGPVWLWVVLGAIFFGAVHDFASLFASIRERGSSMAEIARRALGPTGFLLFILFTVVLIVLVTSAFLSLTAVSLTSLWPLDSLGLDESQTLLRVRHENGVAMGVIGGIASTSVIVITLAAPVLGYLVTRKQIATWLAYLIALAVGALSVWVGFRIPVGFAPTTWMYVIAVYTLFACGLPVWLILQPRDFVNVQILYAGMGAMMLGVLVMGLQGLAVSAPALNLAEGSAKLGPVWPFLFITIACGAISGFHALVCGGTSSKQIAREGQVRTIGYGGMLLEGLLAVLVLITIGSSLSFPEYMRVTWPEVGAGNPILAFSLSMGHLLEGAFGIPLAYGVVFGILTVEGFLITTLDVAVRLNRYLLEEFWRTVIPNPPKLLTEFWFNSAVAVVLMLALAMSNGYKLIWPLFGSTNQLLAALTLIAVTVWLHRAGRSSWYTLIPAAVMICTTIASLSYYLVTTYLPTGNVVLAGTDIVLLLLALGVLGLSLREFARERLAAAGRAAPS is encoded by the coding sequence ATGAACGTACTGGTCTATCTGTTCGGGGCAATCCTTCTCTACATGCTGGCGTTTCGATACTACGGGCGGTACCTTGGGCGGCAGGTGGGGCTGCAGCCGGAGCGGCCGACGCCCGCGGTGGAGTTCAACGACGGCCGGGATTTCGTGCCGACCCGGCCCTCGGTGCTGTTCGCCCACCACTACTCGGCGATCGCCGGGGCGGGGCCGATCATCGGCCCGACCCTCGGCATCCTGTACGGGGTCGGCCCGGTGTGGCTGTGGGTGGTGCTCGGGGCCATATTCTTCGGAGCGGTCCATGATTTCGCGTCGCTGTTCGCCTCCATTCGCGAGCGGGGATCGTCGATGGCGGAGATCGCCCGGAGGGCGCTGGGGCCGACCGGATTTCTGCTGTTCATTCTGTTCACCGTCGTCTTGATCGTCCTGGTCACCTCGGCTTTCCTCTCGCTGACGGCGGTGTCTCTGACGTCGCTCTGGCCGCTGGATAGCCTCGGGCTCGATGAGAGCCAGACGCTGCTGCGGGTGCGGCATGAGAACGGGGTGGCGATGGGCGTGATCGGGGGGATTGCGTCGACCTCCGTGATCGTGATCACCCTCGCAGCGCCGGTGCTCGGTTACCTGGTGACCCGGAAGCAGATCGCGACCTGGCTGGCCTACCTGATCGCGCTGGCGGTGGGGGCGCTCTCGGTCTGGGTGGGGTTCCGCATCCCGGTCGGTTTCGCGCCGACCACGTGGATGTACGTGATCGCAGTCTACACGCTTTTCGCCTGCGGTCTGCCGGTGTGGCTGATCCTACAGCCGAGGGATTTCGTCAACGTGCAGATCCTCTACGCGGGGATGGGGGCGATGATGCTGGGGGTGCTGGTCATGGGACTGCAGGGTCTCGCGGTGAGCGCACCGGCGCTCAACCTCGCGGAGGGGAGCGCGAAGCTCGGGCCGGTATGGCCGTTCCTTTTCATCACGATCGCCTGCGGGGCGATCTCGGGTTTTCACGCGCTCGTCTGCGGCGGGACCTCGTCGAAACAGATCGCCCGCGAGGGTCAGGTGCGGACCATCGGCTACGGCGGGATGCTGCTGGAGGGATTGCTTGCGGTCCTCGTGCTCATCACGATCGGCTCATCGCTGTCGTTTCCCGAATACATGCGGGTAACGTGGCCCGAGGTCGGGGCGGGCAATCCGATCCTGGCCTTCTCGTTGTCGATGGGGCATCTTCTGGAGGGGGCGTTCGGGATTCCCTTGGCCTACGGGGTGGTGTTCGGGATTCTGACGGTGGAGGGGTTCCTGATCACGACGCTGGATGTGGCGGTGAGGTTGAACCGGTACCTGTTGGAGGAGTTTTGGCGCACGGTTATTCCCAATCCTCCCAAGCTCTTAACAGAATTTTGGTTCAACTCGGCGGTGGCCGTGGTGCTGATGCTTGCGCTTGCTATGTCCAATGGATACAAGCTGATATGGCCTTTGTTCGGGTCGACGAACCAGCTTCTGGCCGCTTTGACCTTGATTGCGGTCACGGTCTGGTTACATCGGGCCGGTCGGAGCAGTTGGTACACGCTCATCCCGGCGGCTGTAATGATCTGCACAACAATAGCTTCGTTAAGTTACTACCTGGTGACCACCTACCTTCCGACGGGGAACGTGGTGCTCGCGGGGACCGATATCGTTTTGCTGCTTTTGGCGCTGGGCGTGCTGGGGCTGTCGCTTCGCGAATTCGCACGGGAGCGATTGGCCGCCGCCGGCCGCGCGGCGCCGTCATAA
- a CDS encoding GGDEF domain-containing protein produces MRVFLYQNKTILPRLDAFYLATRLGVMLAVGWFGWTEHFFHTDTLLAWGVLGTYVAHLAVFYGGIRGRLDLKLGYLSSIAYDLLVIPIVILYTGGLQSSFYLLFFLTISVAAYMLRFWIAATVVALVSLLYLAAIRGDLTLQSLHDVVIRIGFFVVYYLALSYVSQHMRRSERRLLSLFDTLNMRTSELEKSQAQLEMIYENSRNLASILDRDGVVKEVVRILGTVMGYSSYGIILRDRKDQYVYRARSVAGQVVFQPLAIDAERMPLVKKVCDLDEPIRVKDIRGRHTFEPLSAGTRSVMVVPMNSHGWVNGALTVEASQADQFQERDLQMASIVARSAALALENAELHKRTEELTIIDGLTGAYNYRYFVQKLQEEKRRASRYDLPLSLIMVDIDWFKRLNDTYGHEAGNRVLATLAKVIAGCIRDVDIFARYGGEEFAIILPQTTRSEALVLGERIRERVEKTGMDAGNWGEVQITVSVGVSSYPENGRSQEELVSVADQALYRAKGEGRNQVCVL; encoded by the coding sequence ATGCGCGTATTCCTCTACCAGAACAAAACCATTCTGCCGCGGCTGGATGCTTTCTACCTGGCCACCCGACTGGGCGTGATGCTGGCGGTCGGCTGGTTCGGGTGGACCGAGCATTTCTTCCACACCGACACGCTGCTGGCGTGGGGGGTCCTCGGCACATATGTCGCGCACCTGGCGGTGTTCTACGGGGGAATCCGGGGACGGCTGGATCTGAAGCTCGGCTACCTCTCGTCGATCGCTTATGATCTCCTCGTCATTCCGATCGTCATCCTGTACACCGGCGGGCTGCAGAGCAGCTTCTATCTTCTGTTTTTCCTGACGATTTCGGTAGCCGCGTACATGCTTCGGTTCTGGATCGCCGCCACGGTGGTCGCCCTGGTGAGCCTTCTGTATCTGGCGGCGATCCGGGGGGATCTCACGCTGCAGTCGCTCCACGACGTGGTGATCCGGATCGGGTTCTTCGTCGTGTACTACCTGGCGCTCTCCTACGTGTCGCAGCACATGCGGCGTTCGGAGAGGCGCCTGCTCAGCCTGTTCGACACCCTCAACATGCGGACGTCGGAGCTGGAGAAGTCGCAGGCGCAGCTGGAGATGATCTACGAGAACTCCCGCAACCTGGCCTCGATTCTCGACCGGGACGGGGTGGTGAAAGAGGTGGTGCGGATCCTCGGCACGGTCATGGGTTATTCCAGCTACGGCATCATCCTGCGGGACCGCAAGGACCAGTACGTCTACCGGGCGCGGTCGGTGGCCGGGCAGGTGGTATTCCAGCCGCTGGCGATCGACGCGGAGCGCATGCCGCTGGTCAAGAAAGTGTGCGATCTCGACGAGCCGATCCGGGTGAAGGATATCCGGGGTCGGCACACGTTCGAGCCGCTGTCGGCCGGCACGCGGTCGGTGATGGTGGTGCCGATGAATTCGCACGGGTGGGTGAACGGGGCGCTCACGGTGGAGGCGTCGCAGGCCGACCAGTTCCAGGAGCGGGACCTCCAGATGGCGTCGATCGTGGCGCGCTCGGCGGCGCTGGCGCTGGAGAACGCTGAGCTGCACAAGCGGACTGAGGAGCTGACGATCATTGACGGGCTGACGGGCGCGTACAACTACCGGTACTTCGTGCAGAAGCTGCAGGAGGAGAAGCGGCGGGCGAGCCGGTACGATCTGCCGCTGTCGCTGATCATGGTCGATATCGACTGGTTCAAGCGGCTGAACGACACCTACGGGCACGAGGCGGGGAACCGGGTGCTGGCGACGCTGGCGAAAGTCATTGCGGGGTGCATCCGCGATGTCGATATTTTCGCACGGTACGGCGGCGAGGAGTTCGCCATCATTCTGCCGCAAACCACGCGGAGCGAGGCGCTGGTGCTCGGGGAGCGCATCCGGGAACGGGTCGAGAAGACCGGGATGGATGCCGGCAACTGGGGAGAGGTGCAGATCACCGTCTCGGTCGGGGTGAGTTCGTATCCCGAGAACGGGCGGTCGCAGGAAGAATTGGTGTCGGTAGCCGACCAGGCGCTCTACCGGGCGAAAGGGGAAGGGCGCAACCAGGTGTGCGTGTTGTGA